From Streptomyces cyaneogriseus subsp. noncyanogenus, the proteins below share one genomic window:
- a CDS encoding ROK family transcriptional regulator, translating to MPASPSTARAINDRLALRLLQQEGPLTAGQLKQLTGLSRPTVADLVERLTACGLVEVVGESGEQRRGPNAKLYGIVADRAYLAALDVRTEGVSVLVSDLLGRVLAEASAPIGGGMGTGAAVEQAVGLVERVAKEAGADRPHTVGIGAPGLIDPASGELRVSSGLPAWHRRLVAAVQERFPEARVSVENETNLAALAEQREGAARDRDTFVLLWLGMGIGAAVVLDGTLRRGASGGAGEIGFLPVPGTAGLPSATDCDGGFHSLAGASAVVALAAAHGFAAPAAAHEPQAAALVRGAARAADREPAAARFLDALAERVSLGAAAVVSVLDPGCVVLAGEVGRAGGDTLAARVRDRLARMSPLPTEVRPGALGGGAVLRGALLTARDRAQDELFAPPGR from the coding sequence ATGCCCGCATCCCCGAGCACCGCCCGGGCCATCAACGACCGGCTCGCTCTGCGCCTTCTCCAGCAGGAGGGCCCGCTGACGGCGGGGCAGCTCAAACAGCTCACCGGCCTGTCCCGGCCCACCGTCGCCGACCTCGTCGAACGCCTCACCGCCTGCGGCCTCGTCGAGGTGGTCGGGGAGTCCGGCGAACAGCGCCGGGGACCCAACGCGAAGCTGTACGGCATCGTCGCCGACCGGGCGTACCTGGCCGCGCTCGACGTGCGTACCGAGGGCGTCTCCGTGCTCGTGTCCGACCTGCTCGGCCGGGTGCTGGCCGAGGCGTCCGCGCCGATCGGCGGGGGCATGGGGACGGGAGCCGCGGTCGAGCAGGCGGTGGGTCTGGTCGAGCGCGTGGCCAAGGAAGCGGGGGCCGACCGCCCGCACACCGTCGGCATCGGCGCGCCGGGCCTCATCGACCCCGCCAGCGGTGAGCTGCGCGTCTCCTCCGGACTGCCCGCCTGGCACCGCCGGCTGGTGGCCGCCGTGCAGGAGCGGTTCCCCGAGGCGCGGGTCAGCGTGGAGAACGAGACCAACCTCGCCGCCCTGGCCGAGCAGCGCGAGGGGGCGGCCCGCGACCGGGACACCTTCGTGCTGCTCTGGCTGGGCATGGGCATCGGCGCCGCGGTCGTCCTGGACGGCACCCTGCGCCGGGGCGCCTCCGGCGGTGCGGGCGAGATCGGCTTCCTGCCGGTGCCGGGCACGGCGGGCCTGCCGTCGGCCACCGACTGCGACGGCGGTTTCCACTCCCTGGCCGGGGCGTCCGCCGTCGTCGCGCTGGCGGCGGCGCACGGGTTCGCGGCCCCGGCCGCCGCGCACGAGCCGCAGGCGGCGGCGCTGGTACGGGGGGCCGCGCGCGCGGCGGACCGCGAACCGGCCGCCGCCCGCTTCCTCGACGCCCTCGCCGAGCGGGTCTCCCTGGGCGCCGCCGCCGTCGTCTCCGTGCTGGACCCCGGATGCGTGGTGCTGGCCGGCGAGGTCGGCCGCGCGGGCGGGGACACGCTCGCCGCCCGGGTCCGGGACCGCCTGGCGCGTATGTCGCCGCTGCCCACCGAGGTGCGGCCGGGCGCTCTGGGCGGCGGCGCCGTGCTGCGCGGGGCGCTGCTCACGGCGCGGGACCGGGCGCAGGACGAGCTGTTCGCGCCCCCCGGCCGCTAG
- a CDS encoding MFS transporter has protein sequence MSAVVYAQRDVRRARYAVAAVFAAHGAVTGSFATRVPWIQDHAGVSAGQLGLALAFPALGASVAMPLAGRITHRFGARGALRGLMALWSLSLVLPSFAPGLLTLCLALFAYGATAGMADVAMNALGVEVENRLGKSIMSGLHGMWSAGALVGSAAGTLAAHLGADARLHHVLAAAVLTVLGVTACSWVLDLKPAEDEDPPPRFALPPRSALLIGAVGFCAVFAEGASLDWSAVYLEDQLKTSAGLAAACTTGFTLTMAVARIAGDRVVDRFGAVRTVRSGGVLAALGGLLVVLAAHPAVAMGGFALMGLGIAVVVPLCFAAAGRSGPNPSQAIAGVATITYTSGLVAPSAIGTLAQATSLVVSFVLVTVLSSGLAAFAGVLRTGDRDRPTITRPDAAVPGPRP, from the coding sequence ATGAGTGCAGTGGTATACGCGCAACGAGACGTCAGGCGGGCCCGGTACGCCGTGGCCGCCGTCTTCGCCGCGCACGGCGCCGTCACCGGCTCCTTCGCCACCCGCGTCCCGTGGATCCAGGACCACGCCGGGGTCAGCGCCGGCCAGCTGGGGCTCGCCCTGGCGTTCCCGGCGCTCGGCGCCTCCGTCGCGATGCCGCTGGCCGGCCGCATCACCCACCGCTTCGGGGCCCGCGGCGCCCTGCGCGGCCTGATGGCGCTGTGGTCCCTGTCGCTGGTGCTGCCCTCGTTCGCCCCCGGCCTGCTCACCCTCTGCCTGGCTCTGTTCGCCTACGGCGCCACGGCGGGCATGGCGGACGTGGCGATGAACGCGCTCGGCGTGGAGGTGGAGAACCGGCTCGGGAAGTCGATCATGTCCGGGCTGCACGGCATGTGGAGCGCGGGCGCCCTGGTCGGCTCGGCGGCCGGCACCCTCGCCGCCCACCTGGGCGCGGACGCCCGCCTGCACCACGTCCTGGCCGCGGCCGTGCTGACCGTACTGGGCGTGACCGCCTGCTCCTGGGTGCTGGACCTGAAGCCCGCCGAGGACGAGGACCCGCCGCCGCGGTTCGCGCTGCCGCCGCGCTCGGCGCTGCTGATCGGCGCGGTCGGCTTCTGCGCGGTCTTCGCCGAGGGCGCGAGCCTGGACTGGTCGGCGGTCTACCTGGAGGACCAGCTCAAGACGTCGGCCGGTCTCGCCGCCGCGTGCACCACCGGCTTCACCCTCACCATGGCCGTGGCCCGGATCGCCGGCGACCGGGTGGTGGACCGCTTCGGGGCCGTGCGCACGGTCCGCTCCGGCGGCGTGCTGGCCGCCCTCGGCGGACTGCTCGTCGTCCTCGCGGCCCATCCGGCGGTGGCGATGGGAGGGTTCGCCCTGATGGGGCTCGGCATCGCGGTCGTCGTGCCGCTGTGCTTCGCCGCGGCGGGCCGCAGCGGCCCCAATCCCAGCCAGGCCATCGCGGGTGTGGCCACCATCACCTACACCTCGGGGCTGGTCGCGCCGAGCGCCATCGGCACCCTGGCCCAGGCGACCAGCCTGGTGGTGTCGTTCGTGCTGGTGACCGTGTTGTCCTCCGGCCTGGCGGCGTTCGCGGGGGTGCTGCGGACGGGCGACCGCGACCGCCCGACGATCACCCGGCCGGACGCGGCGGTTCCCGGCCCGCGGCCCTGA
- a CDS encoding LLM class F420-dependent oxidoreductase — translation MATRLGLGLPQMRQYDLGKDVPDVARAAERTGYESLWVFERALFPEPATQGLYGIEGLPWPDTYRNVADPLVTLTLAAAATERALLGTSVLVAPLHVPFQLAKALASLDAASGGRVLAGFGTGWSLDEYAAASVRPFEERGRVLDELIEVCRAVWGPDPVVYDGRLTKIASAVVGPKPARPIPILLAASGPRARRRLVDHADGWLPVGMGADAVAAQWRELRELADERGRTEPIRTVLRINAQYQAKAYDGDGRRPFQGSVDQIVEDLAAHAEIGLDEILLDLQGSARDAEELKDIAAMVYEKARAAGI, via the coding sequence ATGGCGACCCGGCTCGGACTCGGTCTTCCCCAGATGCGCCAGTACGACCTCGGCAAGGATGTCCCCGACGTGGCCCGCGCCGCGGAACGCACCGGCTACGAGAGTCTGTGGGTCTTCGAGCGGGCCCTGTTCCCCGAGCCCGCCACCCAGGGGCTGTACGGCATCGAGGGCCTGCCCTGGCCCGACACGTACCGGAACGTGGCCGACCCGCTGGTGACGCTGACGCTGGCCGCCGCAGCCACCGAGCGGGCCCTGCTGGGCACCAGCGTGCTGGTCGCCCCGCTGCACGTGCCGTTCCAGTTGGCCAAGGCGCTGGCCTCGCTCGACGCCGCGAGCGGCGGCCGGGTGCTCGCCGGTTTCGGCACCGGCTGGTCCCTCGACGAGTACGCGGCGGCGTCGGTGCGGCCGTTCGAGGAGCGCGGCCGGGTGCTGGACGAGCTGATCGAGGTGTGCCGGGCGGTCTGGGGCCCGGACCCGGTGGTGTACGACGGGCGTCTGACGAAGATCGCCTCCGCCGTGGTCGGGCCCAAGCCGGCCCGGCCCATCCCGATCCTGCTGGCCGCGAGCGGTCCCAGGGCCCGGCGGCGCCTCGTCGACCACGCGGACGGCTGGCTGCCGGTGGGCATGGGAGCCGACGCCGTCGCCGCGCAGTGGCGCGAGCTGCGGGAGCTGGCGGACGAGCGCGGCCGCACCGAGCCGATCCGGACGGTGCTGCGGATCAACGCGCAGTACCAGGCGAAGGCGTACGACGGTGACGGGCGCCGCCCCTTCCAGGGCAGCGTCGACCAGATCGTGGAGGACCTGGCCGCCCACGCCGAGATCGGGCTCGACGAGATCCTGCTCGACCTCCAGGGCTCCGCGCGGGACGCCGAGGAGCTGAAGGACATCGCCGCCATGGTGTACGAGAAGGCGCGGGCGGCCGGGATCTGA
- a CDS encoding DUF5995 family protein: MAHCEHVLTAAGPVDTVLARMRSLGAALPAGDGVAVFNRVYLAVTEAVDRHIDAGRFPDARAATALDVRFAERYLDAVGTAAAGRRPPACWRPLFQFRRHPGVRPLQFALAGVNAHIGHDLALAVVDTCRALGCEPVDLEDEFDRVGDLLVALEERVREDLMPGPDLLQIADPLTHLLASWSLERARDAAWAAARALWALRGLPDVAGAFTERLDAAVGFAGRMLLTPLPR, encoded by the coding sequence ATGGCGCACTGCGAGCACGTCCTCACCGCCGCCGGCCCGGTCGACACCGTCCTGGCCCGGATGCGCTCCCTCGGCGCGGCCCTGCCCGCCGGGGACGGGGTCGCGGTCTTCAACCGCGTCTATCTCGCCGTCACCGAGGCGGTCGACCGGCACATCGACGCGGGGCGTTTCCCCGACGCCCGGGCCGCGACCGCGCTGGACGTGCGGTTCGCCGAGCGGTATCTGGACGCCGTCGGGACGGCCGCGGCCGGACGGCGTCCACCGGCCTGCTGGCGGCCCCTGTTCCAGTTCCGCCGCCATCCCGGCGTACGGCCCCTTCAGTTCGCCCTCGCGGGCGTCAACGCGCACATCGGGCACGATCTGGCGCTCGCCGTGGTGGACACCTGCCGTGCGCTCGGCTGCGAACCCGTCGATCTTGAGGACGAGTTCGACCGGGTGGGCGATCTCCTCGTCGCGCTGGAGGAGCGCGTCCGCGAGGATCTGATGCCGGGCCCCGACCTTCTCCAGATCGCCGATCCGCTCACGCATCTGCTCGCCTCCTGGAGCCTGGAGCGGGCCCGCGACGCCGCCTGGGCGGCGGCCCGGGCGCTGTGGGCGCTGCGCGGTCTGCCCGACGTGGCCGGCGCGTTCACCGAGCGGCTCGATGCGGCGGTGGGCTTCGCGGGGCGCATGCTGCTCACGCCGCTGCCCCGCTGA
- a CDS encoding uracil-xanthine permease family protein, with protein sequence MDLGVRWKLHGDGRTPAPGAVVRPDERLSWPRTAGLGAQHVVAMFGASFVAPVLMGLDPNLAIMMSGVATVVFLLATRGRVPSYLGCSLSFVGVAAVIRAQGGTSATVTGAVLVVGVALFLVGLAVQRFGARIIHAAMPPIVTGAVVMLIGFNLAPVTASTYWPQDQWTALLVMLFTGLAVVCLRGFWSRIAIFLGLVFGYAVSWVFDRVFGRIHSVDGSGKVTDHWRLDFSAVGQADWIGLPSFHGPAFQWSAILVALPVVIALVAENAGHVKAVGEMTGDPLDDKLGTAISADGVGSILSTAVGGPPTTTYSENIGVMAATRVYSTAAYWAAAGFALLFGLCPKFGAVVAAIPGAVLGGITVILYGMIGLLGAQIWINAKVDLRNPLNLVPAAAGIIIGVGNVSLKFTDNFSLSGIALGTLVVITGYHALRLFAPAHLKTQEPLLDEGTSSYDAEAGPDGPVEDGSRRATS encoded by the coding sequence ATGGATCTCGGCGTCCGCTGGAAACTTCACGGCGACGGACGCACCCCCGCCCCCGGAGCGGTGGTCCGACCCGACGAACGGCTCTCCTGGCCGCGCACGGCCGGGCTGGGTGCCCAGCACGTGGTGGCCATGTTCGGGGCGTCCTTCGTCGCTCCGGTCCTGATGGGCCTGGACCCCAACCTGGCGATCATGATGTCGGGCGTCGCGACCGTCGTCTTCCTGCTCGCCACCCGCGGCCGGGTGCCCAGCTACCTGGGCTGTTCCCTCTCCTTCGTCGGAGTCGCCGCGGTGATCCGCGCCCAGGGCGGCACCAGCGCCACGGTCACCGGCGCGGTCCTCGTCGTGGGCGTGGCGCTGTTCCTGGTGGGGCTGGCCGTGCAGCGTTTCGGGGCGCGGATCATCCATGCCGCGATGCCGCCGATCGTCACCGGCGCGGTCGTCATGCTGATCGGTTTCAACCTGGCGCCGGTCACCGCCTCCACCTACTGGCCGCAGGACCAGTGGACGGCGCTGCTGGTGATGCTGTTCACCGGTCTGGCCGTGGTCTGCCTGCGCGGCTTCTGGTCCCGCATCGCGATCTTCCTCGGCCTGGTCTTCGGCTACGCCGTCTCCTGGGTCTTCGACCGCGTCTTCGGCCGTATCCACTCCGTGGACGGCAGCGGCAAGGTCACCGACCACTGGCGGCTGGACTTCTCGGCCGTCGGCCAGGCCGACTGGATCGGCCTGCCCTCCTTCCACGGGCCGGCCTTCCAGTGGTCGGCGATCCTGGTCGCCCTGCCGGTGGTGATCGCGCTGGTCGCCGAGAACGCCGGGCACGTCAAGGCCGTGGGCGAGATGACCGGCGACCCGCTCGACGACAAGCTCGGCACGGCGATCTCCGCCGACGGCGTCGGCTCGATCCTGTCCACCGCGGTCGGCGGCCCGCCCACCACGACCTACTCCGAGAACATCGGCGTGATGGCCGCGACCCGCGTCTACTCGACCGCCGCGTACTGGGCCGCCGCCGGCTTCGCGCTGCTGTTCGGCCTCTGCCCGAAGTTCGGCGCGGTCGTGGCCGCGATCCCGGGCGCCGTCCTCGGCGGCATCACCGTCATCCTGTACGGCATGATCGGCCTGCTCGGCGCGCAGATCTGGATCAACGCCAAGGTGGATCTGCGCAACCCGCTCAACCTGGTGCCGGCCGCCGCGGGCATCATCATCGGCGTCGGCAACGTCAGCCTGAAGTTCACCGACAACTTCTCCCTCAGCGGCATCGCGCTGGGCACCCTCGTCGTCATCACCGGCTACCACGCGCTGCGCCTCTTCGCCCCCGCGCACCTCAAGACGCAGGAACCGCTGCTGGACGAGGGAACGTCGTCCTACGACGCGGAGGCCGGCCCCGACGGTCCGGTCGAGGACGGCTCCCGGCGCGCCACGTCGTAG